DNA sequence from the Epinephelus fuscoguttatus linkage group LG2, E.fuscoguttatus.final_Chr_v1 genome:
GTCTGTGCTTTAAACAGCAAGTTGTATATGTTTTCTGTAGTATTCTTTAACACAAATAATTAaatggggggtttttttgggtaGTATTTAGGATGCAATAGGGCACAAGAATACTCTTGTAATCTCTCTGCCTCGGACATAGattaccaaaaataaataaaaaataaataaaacaataaaatcaaaatttaaCACTCAATTgcatttcatgttttcattagtcaATAAATGTTGCTCAGTTTTCATTGAGATGTCAGACTACTGTTTGTACATATGTCAAACTACACTTTAGCTCAACACTGAACTTTCAcacttaataaataataaataaataaataatgttgttcATGTGGTCAGACAGGAATCAGTCTGATGAAGGGGCATCTACGGCTGGCAGGATGCAGCAGAAAAGGAACATCCAGATCATCGAGTGGGAGGACCTCGACAAAAAGAAATTTTACTCTTTCGGGGTGTTCATGACGATGAGCATCCGGGCCACCGTCTACCCGGCCACACTCATCCGCACTCTACTCCAGGTGCAGAGGGGCAAATCACTCTACAGCGGCACCTTTGACGCCTTCTTCAAGATTCTCCGGACGGAGGGCATCCGCGGCCTTTATCGAGGCTTTATGGTCAACACCTTCACGCTCATCTCAGGCCAGGCTTACATCACCACCTACGAGCTGGTGAGGAAGTATGTCTCCAAGTATTCTGACAATAATACGGTCAAGTCGCTGGTGGCGGGCGGCTCAGCCTCCCTGGTTGCTCAGAGCATCACTGTCCCTATAGATGTCGTCTCTCAGCAGCTGATGATGCAGGGCCAAGGGGAGCACCTCACTCGCTTTCGACTGAATTTTAATACAGAGGCTGGAAAGTCTAAAAAATTCTTCGGCCAAACCAGAAACATTATGGCTCAGATTTTTGCTGCTGATGGTTTCCGGGGCTTCTACAGAGGATATGTGGCTTCTCTGCTCACTTATATCCCCAACAGTGCTGTGTGGTGGCCTTTCTACCATTTTTATGCTGGTAAGTGACTGAATGTTTTCTAAACCGTAAAGCACAAGAAAGAACTGAACTAACTGCACTTTCTGTAAAGACCCTGAGCTTGTTTTTCCATGtcttatgtgtgtctgtgttcccAATTCATTTATACATCTGCAGTGAGACTGAATTCCACCACTCCTAGCCATTTGGTTAAtaagtatctgtgtgtgtaatgttcTACAGAGCAACTCTCTAAAATGGCTCCCAGTGACTGCCCTCATCTGATCCTACAAGCCATGGCCGGACCTCTGGCTGCTGCTACTGCCTCAACTGTCACCAACCCAATGGATGTGGTCAGAGCCAGAGTGCAGGTAACCATCATTCACTGTGCAGCTATCggtagaataaaaacaaaataaatcttatTACATAAAatagatgttgacaaagttttcctttggggacataatttacagttgaaaaaaggtaatataccgtaatatattttatcgcaacaCTTGGCATAttgcaacatgtttcaaaacGCAATAATATTGTACCGTGACTTAAGTATCATAATAATATCGTGTATCGTTGATCCTGGTAATTAATAGAATGTCTTAGAAAAGCTATTCCATGAAGGTTTAACAATTTCCACATTATTCATCTGCAGTGTTTCATCAAAGTCTACATTAAATTAATTGACCAAATTCAGCTTCCAGTATAGGTCTGACTTTTGCAGATTCCGTTCAAGATAAGACCAAGTTAGTGATGGGTCACATGGCCACAAACATATAAATCATTTTTCCACATTTGGGTATGATTCATTAcgttttttctgcatttttttagGCCCACATGTGCAAAATGTATGTTTGACTGAGACAGCCTCAGTCTGCcgaactttttaaaaaataaccaaTATTGTGTATGTTATAAAAACTTAATTTTCACCCAATGTGTTACGTACGTTACGTGTTacgtaaaaacaaaaatcaggcATCAGTGAAATCATTCTTtggtcccgtttatacgacaatgatttcaactgaaaatggtaaactttagttgcgttttggccgatcgtttacacgacagcggcgttttgggtgcctgaaaacgcaacattttgaaaacgggttccagagtgctttttttggaaacagcactaTCACtaccgttgtcatgtaaacttgcaatatgcagttcctctgaaaacggagacttttcccACATGAGCATTACGCTTCCAGTCACAAGGCTTgcgcgagaaagtcgaccatcacaacaacaatggcggactcccgaactctgcttgtgctgctcacgCTATTGAATTTATCAATGCTTCCCCTtcatagtgtagatttactgtagcaactccacctcgtcgtccgtccagacaaacgttagtgcggttgccattttgtttataGATCGCTGCTCTGTAGAAAGAAGCATAAgcgtcacaccgccaactactgcCCTGGCATCCATTTTTGCAGCTCCATGTGCAcggcgattgttatcaaaatgtTGTCGTCTAAAGgcagaacttttttcaaaatgaaaatgagaaatgattctgttttcagtgcatcgtatttgtgtaaacatggcctatGTATACCCCCCAGCCCCAGGCCAATTTTAGAGCTTTCCCATTAGCACTTTTGGCTGCACTGAGTCACACCACACCCCACTGATTTGCATTTCCTTTGTCAGTTTTTAACATGCTGAGCTGCACTGAGCGACGCCTTAGGTGGACCTTCTCCGAAGTAGGGTCAAAAGTCCCAAGAGCCATGTGGGTGACACAGCTCATGCTGTGATTCCTCGTACAGAGCTTTcaaccatggtaccagtttgccacAAGCTAACAGTAGCTAATGAAAAGCGATTGTTTgatctgtgacgtaataggccAACCGGAagaaggtccaatactaactaggcctgccacgattagtcgactaatcgatgactaattgactattaaaataatcggtgactattttagtagtcgactaatcggtttgagtcatttttcatagaaaagtgctataaaagttccccaaaatactcttactgcagcttcgtacgttcagatattggcagctttacacactctcccgtgtcctgagaactaaaaccctttggcgtgagtatgaaacaagacattaaatgatgtaattttggggtttgggcgagacagaccgacatttttcaacattttaacacatttttcaatgaaatgattagtcgactaatcaaagaaataatcgacagattagtcgacaatgaaaataatcgttagtggcatcCCTAATACTAACctgctgaaagggggcatatcaccACCTATTGTAGTGGAGTCAGACATACTTaagtcaattaatcaattcCCCTCCCGTACTTGTACTATACTGTAccgtatactgggacaaggacggTAGTCCGATTAAATGGCGTATTCGAGTTGTAACCGTAGCTCAACTTAAATGTGCTTGTGCTTGTAAATGTACCGAGttagacacaccttcaagcaggTAGCTCTGTTGTAATTGAGATGCTCGGCTTGGTTTCACTTGGCACGTCAGCCCAACTAGTCAAGCCAAACTAGCACTTTAGGGTGGAAAAACAGTTCTGGTGACACTGGTTTGTGGTTCCAAATAATAACccaaaatgtactgtatgtgtgttgtgtttaggTTGAAGGGAGGACTTCAGTCATTGAGACATTCGGGCAGCTGATCAAAGAGGAGGGCTGCTGGGGACTGACCAAAGGACTGTCGGCACGTATCATCTCCTCCACACCCACTGCCATCGTCATGGTGGTCGGCTACGAGACGCTAAAAAAGCTGAGTCTGCGACCGGAGCTGGTGGACTCGAGACACTGGTAGAAGATACCTGGACAGACAGTATATGGACCGCGTGCCATTTCAGCCCTAAATCACACTTCCTGTGAAGACACTTGATGAACAAAaaaaggtttgttttaaataacaACCTGGGGAACAAGATGGAATCAGGCCACTTTAAAACGCACATAATCTGCGTCTAAGATATCAAACGTGTTCATCGGTAGCAGATTAAATATCTGGCCGTCAACATTCACTCCAGACCCAGGTTCACAGTCTATATCGCTGCTTACCAGGTTGATGCTTTTTAGTGCAATTAGAGTagtgaataaaatgttttaacactGGAAGATGCAGATAAATTGATGCAAACTGGTACAATTTATTTTACACACTCTACAATCATGTCTGAGCATCTTTGCAGAGGAGAAAAGTGGAAGTGATTGCGGATAGACTGCCCGATGGTTACTGTGATTGTGCTCTCACTAAGCCGAGCACTGTTTGgcccacataaaaaaaaaaaaaaacaggttttgaTCAGGGTTCAGAGAAAGGCCATGAAACTCATGATGACGCGTCACgtcagcagtaaaaaaaaatctttcctgTGTTGGTTTCCTGTAATTCGCCACACTGGCTTGTAGGTCTAGTTCCTTTCCCTTGGCCTTTTTTAAATTGCTGCCTTCATAGTGTGATCAAATGatctgcttttattttactgaatGTGTGCAAGAAGAACAGTAGAATCTGTGTTTCATGGCACCCTCTGTTTTGTACGTGTATTTAATTTCCAGTTGTCTCGTATGCACAGACTGAGTCAGAATCaatgttttaaaggtccagtgtgtcggatttccggggatgtattggcagaaatggaatacagtACAAGAAGTATGTTGGTGTATAAGCCCTGAAAATATGACTTGTGTTTTAATTACCtaagaatgagccgtttatttgcattttcacattggccaccgtagttagctGCCCCTGCAGGACAAGTAGAAAAGCATCAGAAAAacgttgatttttttttttttttttaaacatgaaactgccACATTCTGTGTTGTTTACtcatttaaatcacctggtctgtttgttttggggatgaagagacctctgcagataattcagctcctgataaaaacagcctgaatgtctggatcttaagttatctggaaaaaaaaaagcagagcaaCACATTAGCGCGTTCTGGGCTAGCGACTTGTTTGTAACACACCAAACAGCATCGGGAAAACGGTGATTTATAACTTCAAActgctgtattcagtgttttacggattaaatcactgggtctgtttgttttgaggaggaagagacctctactgataattcagctcctggttaaaaccttgTGAGCATCttgatcttaagttatcagaaaaaaagtgaacACGTTCGcgggtgctgggctagcagcccgcCTGTGGTGCACAGCATTGGAAGAACGCTGGTTTTaaacatgaatgtgtgttttaactggtttaaatcacccagtctgtttgttttggagaggaagagacctctgcggataactgggtcctggtgaaaacctcctgtacatctggatcttaagttatcagagaaaaagctgAGCACACATTAGGAGGTTCTGGGCTAGCAGCCCATTTGTAACGCCCCAAATGGCATCGGGAAAACACTTGATTTGTAACGAGAAACtcctttattttactttatagtgttttactggtttaaatctgtttgttttggagaggaagagacttctgcggataattcagcttgtgaaaacctcctgaacaatgaacactgaaggaatgcTAAGCAGGAGTTCAGGCCTGTCTCATGGGAGAAGTTTCggctggttgcaatgtgcagtCCTCGccaccagatgccactaaatcctccacatTGCTCCTTTTAAATCAAATGCAAAACACTACAATATTTTATCAACCTTTTTTATAACATCGTAGTATGGTGTCTCTCCAGAAAATATTGCAGTGATCCAGCTGGTTAATAAATGATTTG
Encoded proteins:
- the LOC125900945 gene encoding solute carrier family 25 member 44-like isoform X1 encodes the protein MRNQSDEGASTAGRMQQKRNIQIIEWEDLDKKKFYSFGVFMTMSIRATVYPATLIRTLLQVQRGKSLYSGTFDAFFKILRTEGIRGLYRGFMVNTFTLISGQAYITTYELVRKYVSKYSDNNTVKSLVAGGSASLVAQSITVPIDVVSQQLMMQGQGEHLTRFRLNFNTEAGKSKKFFGQTRNIMAQIFAADGFRGFYRGYVASLLTYIPNSAVWWPFYHFYAEQLSKMAPSDCPHLILQAMAGPLAAATASTVTNPMDVVRARVQVEGRTSVIETFGQLIKEEGCWGLTKGLSARIISSTPTAIVMVVGYETLKKLSLRPELVDSRHW
- the LOC125900945 gene encoding solute carrier family 25 member 44-like isoform X2, encoding MQQKRNIQIIEWEDLDKKKFYSFGVFMTMSIRATVYPATLIRTLLQVQRGKSLYSGTFDAFFKILRTEGIRGLYRGFMVNTFTLISGQAYITTYELVRKYVSKYSDNNTVKSLVAGGSASLVAQSITVPIDVVSQQLMMQGQGEHLTRFRLNFNTEAGKSKKFFGQTRNIMAQIFAADGFRGFYRGYVASLLTYIPNSAVWWPFYHFYAEQLSKMAPSDCPHLILQAMAGPLAAATASTVTNPMDVVRARVQVEGRTSVIETFGQLIKEEGCWGLTKGLSARIISSTPTAIVMVVGYETLKKLSLRPELVDSRHW